In Camelina sativa cultivar DH55 chromosome 16, Cs, whole genome shotgun sequence, a single window of DNA contains:
- the LOC104750480 gene encoding uncharacterized protein At2g17340-like isoform X1 — protein sequence MSILVRCSSLKGYSKRLAEVFSKDVISFLASCQNLVPRPWVIDDLDNFQAKWIKKPWKKAVIFVDNSGADIILGILSFARELLLRGTQVCTFDNDRVFLFLFHLEGASSC from the exons ATGTCGATCCTTGTTAGATGTTCGTCCTTAAAAGGatactcaaaaagg CTTGCTGAGGTTTTCTCAAAGGATGTCATATCTTTCTTGGCTAGCTGTCAAAACTTGGTTCCACGACCGTGGGTCATTGATGACTTGGACAACTTCCAAGCCAAATGGATCAAGAAGCCTTGGAAGAAG GCAGTGATTTTTGTTGATAATTCTGGTGCCGACATAATTTTGGGTATTTTGTCGTTTGCAAGAGAGTTGCTCCTTCGTGGAACTCAGGTATGTACTTTTGACAATGACCgagtctttctctttttatttcacCTTGAAGGTGCTTCTAGCTGCTAA
- the LOC104750480 gene encoding uncharacterized protein At2g17340-like isoform X2 yields the protein MSILVRCSSLKGYSKRLAEVFSKDVISFLASCQNLVPRPWVIDDLDNFQAKWIKKPWKKAVIFVDNSGADIILGILSFARELLLRGTQGCGIETNLYAQFQV from the exons ATGTCGATCCTTGTTAGATGTTCGTCCTTAAAAGGatactcaaaaagg CTTGCTGAGGTTTTCTCAAAGGATGTCATATCTTTCTTGGCTAGCTGTCAAAACTTGGTTCCACGACCGTGGGTCATTGATGACTTGGACAACTTCCAAGCCAAATGGATCAAGAAGCCTTGGAAGAAG GCAGTGATTTTTGTTGATAATTCTGGTGCCGACATAATTTTGGGTATTTTGTCGTTTGCAAGAGAGTTGCTCCTTCGTGGAACTCAG GGTTGTGGAATCGAGACAAACCTTTATGCTCAGTTTCAAGTGTGA